Proteins from a genomic interval of Euwallacea fornicatus isolate EFF26 chromosome 39, ASM4011564v1, whole genome shotgun sequence:
- the LOC136349638 gene encoding histone-lysine N-methyltransferase SETMAR-like, with product MTPFIDCIVRCDEKWVLYDNHRSSARWSDHDQAPQHFPQPHLHQREVAAKPSRQRDIVSKLTTCIENYGVSPRHWSTGPILLHDNARPHAGQSTPQKLNDLSYETLPHPPYSPGLSPPDRHFFRHLDHFPREKCFKNQEDAKNTFDDFMFVYWTSPLFDMGTRFRVEFGILTEITSNKATTRK from the exons ATGACCCCTTTTATTGATTGCATTGTGAGGTGTGACGAGAAATGGGTCCTCTACGACAACCATCGGAGTTCAGCTCGATGGTCGGACCACGATCAAGCTCCGCAGCACTTCCCGCAGCCACATTTGCACCAAAGGGAGGTCGCG GCGAAACCATCTCGGCAGAGAGATATTGTCAGCAAATTGACGACATGCATCGAAAACTACGGCGTGTCTCCCCGGCATTGGTCAACAGGCCCAATCCTTCTTCATgacaacgctcggccacaTGCCGGACAATCGACACCGCAAAAATTGAATGACCTGAGCTATGAGACTTTGCCTCATCCGCCATACTCTCCAGGCCTCTCACCTCCCGATCGCCATTTTTTCAGGCACCTCGACCACTTCCCACGCGAGAAATGCTTCAAAAACCAAGAGGATGCCAAAAACACCTTCGACGACTTCATGTTTGTGTACTGGACTTCACCGCTTTTTGACATGGGGACCAGATTTCGCGTTGAATTTGGAATCCTGACAGAAATCACCTCCAACAAAGCGACTACAAGAAAATAG